A region from the Actinoplanes sp. OR16 genome encodes:
- the hemE gene encoding uroporphyrinogen decarboxylase: MTVLEDSPFVRACRGLPGPHTPVWFMRQAGRSLPEYRKIREGVGMLESCRRPELVTEITLQPVRRHGVDAAILFSDIVVPVAAAGIDLDIVAGTGPVVAEPIRSAADLQRLRPITAGDVDFVAESVRLLVAELGSTPLIGFAGAPFTLASYLIEGGPSRTYLKTKAMMYAEPELWHALLARLAEITLTFLRTQIDAGVSAVQLFDSWAGALSEADYRQYVLPHSSAVLGGLADAGVPRIHFGVGTAVLLEAMGEAGADVVGVDWRTPLDAATKRIGPDRSVQGNLDPAILFAGWETVEREARRVLAQGQAAPGHVFNLGHGVMPETDPEVLTRLVALVHEVSAR, encoded by the coding sequence GTGACCGTTCTCGAGGATTCCCCCTTTGTCCGGGCGTGTCGTGGCCTCCCCGGGCCGCACACGCCGGTCTGGTTCATGCGGCAGGCCGGGCGTTCGCTGCCGGAGTACCGCAAGATCCGGGAGGGTGTCGGCATGCTGGAGTCGTGCCGCCGGCCCGAGCTGGTCACCGAGATCACCCTGCAGCCGGTGCGCCGGCACGGCGTCGACGCCGCGATCCTCTTCAGCGACATCGTGGTGCCGGTCGCCGCGGCCGGCATCGATCTGGACATCGTGGCCGGCACCGGCCCGGTGGTGGCCGAGCCGATCCGGTCCGCGGCCGACCTGCAGAGACTCCGCCCGATCACCGCGGGCGACGTGGACTTCGTCGCCGAGTCGGTCCGGCTTCTCGTGGCCGAGCTCGGCAGCACCCCGCTGATCGGTTTCGCCGGCGCGCCGTTCACGCTGGCCAGCTACCTGATCGAGGGCGGTCCGTCGAGGACCTACCTCAAGACCAAGGCGATGATGTACGCCGAACCCGAGCTGTGGCACGCGCTGCTCGCCCGGCTTGCCGAGATCACGCTCACGTTCCTCCGGACGCAGATCGACGCCGGGGTGAGCGCGGTCCAGCTGTTCGACTCGTGGGCCGGTGCGCTCTCCGAGGCGGACTACCGGCAGTACGTGCTGCCGCACTCGTCGGCGGTCCTCGGCGGCCTGGCCGATGCCGGGGTTCCCCGGATCCACTTCGGCGTCGGCACCGCGGTGCTGCTCGAGGCGATGGGTGAGGCCGGCGCCGACGTCGTCGGTGTCGACTGGCGCACTCCGCTGGACGCCGCCACCAAGCGGATCGGCCCGGACCGGTCGGTGCAGGGCAACCTTGACCCGGCGATCCTCTTCGCCGGCTGGGAGACCGTCGAGCGGGAGGCCCGCCGGGTGCTGGCGCAGGGCCAGGCCGCGCCGGGCCACGTCTTCAACCTGGGCCACGGTGTGATGCCGGAGACCGACCCGGAGGTCCTGACCCGCCTGGTGGCGCTGGTGCACGAGGTCTCGGCCCGCTAG
- a CDS encoding DUF3000 domain-containing protein codes for MASPEPGPEAFTRAVAGLRVESPWPEILLEEIAAPQRLAPYAFALSATVLRGGDEVASGRLILLHEPDGHEAWRGDLRLVTLCTAELEADLATDPLLPAVAWTWLTDGLEHYAAAYTAIGGTVTQTASTRFGELAGPAPTADLEVRASWTPTSDDFPAHLRGWCAMLASTAGLPPPGVSSLSDRHRAPAG; via the coding sequence ATGGCGTCCCCCGAACCAGGCCCCGAGGCGTTCACCCGCGCCGTCGCCGGGTTGCGCGTGGAGTCGCCGTGGCCGGAGATCCTGCTGGAGGAGATCGCCGCACCTCAGCGGCTCGCTCCGTACGCGTTCGCGCTGAGCGCCACCGTGCTGCGCGGCGGCGACGAGGTGGCGAGCGGCCGGCTGATCCTGCTGCACGAACCGGACGGTCACGAGGCGTGGCGCGGTGACCTGCGCCTGGTCACACTCTGCACCGCCGAACTCGAAGCGGACCTGGCCACCGACCCGCTGCTGCCGGCCGTGGCCTGGACCTGGCTGACCGATGGGCTGGAGCACTACGCGGCGGCGTACACGGCGATCGGCGGCACCGTCACCCAGACCGCCTCGACCCGCTTCGGCGAGCTGGCCGGTCCGGCGCCCACCGCGGACCTGGAGGTGCGCGCCTCCTGGACGCCCACCTCCGACGACTTCCCGGCCCATCTGCGCGGCTGGTGCGCGATGCTGGCCTCCACCGCCGGCCTGCCGCCGCCCGGGGTGTCCTCACTCAGCGACCGGCACCGCGCTCCGGCCGGTTAG
- a CDS encoding S1C family serine protease produces the protein MSPYEPFTPADGYDQRRGDRAAPEQQWFQEQQWAQERQWEQQQNWYPQQQQPSYQQPVYEKYQEPAYEQKPEPARGGRSRVVIMGLVVALLGVSAWQVFRVEGMIRSSSELASAVTAEQGRTQELEKQLATVFDPEGISAAVLPSVFRVRAGDFTGTAFAVSATDDGRTNLFTNYHVVEETFESGDKSVSLERGNTRIDATIVKVSAGKDLALLRTSRDIKTLGVSTDEVKPGQQVVVVGAPLGLDDSVTTGVISAYRPDDSDGPTIQFDAPINPGNSGGPVVNTSKQVVGIATAKARDAEGIGLAIPIETACDTLGTCGKG, from the coding sequence ATGAGCCCATACGAACCGTTCACTCCCGCCGACGGCTATGACCAGCGCCGGGGCGATCGGGCGGCGCCCGAGCAGCAGTGGTTCCAGGAACAGCAGTGGGCTCAGGAACGGCAGTGGGAGCAGCAGCAGAACTGGTATCCGCAGCAGCAACAGCCGTCCTACCAGCAGCCGGTCTACGAGAAATACCAGGAGCCGGCCTACGAGCAGAAACCCGAGCCCGCCCGCGGTGGCCGCAGCCGAGTGGTGATCATGGGTCTCGTGGTGGCGCTGCTCGGTGTCTCCGCCTGGCAGGTGTTCCGGGTCGAGGGCATGATCCGCAGCAGCTCCGAGCTGGCCTCGGCGGTCACCGCCGAGCAGGGCCGCACCCAGGAGCTGGAGAAACAGCTCGCGACGGTCTTCGATCCGGAGGGGATCTCGGCGGCCGTGCTGCCCAGCGTCTTCCGGGTCCGGGCCGGTGACTTCACCGGCACCGCGTTCGCGGTGAGCGCCACCGACGACGGCCGGACCAACCTCTTCACGAACTACCACGTGGTCGAGGAGACGTTCGAGAGCGGCGACAAGTCGGTGTCGCTGGAACGCGGCAACACCCGGATCGACGCGACGATCGTGAAGGTGAGCGCCGGCAAGGACCTGGCGCTCCTGCGTACCTCGCGGGACATCAAGACCCTCGGCGTCTCCACCGACGAGGTGAAGCCGGGCCAGCAGGTGGTGGTCGTGGGCGCGCCGCTCGGCCTGGACGACTCGGTCACCACCGGCGTGATCAGCGCGTACCGGCCGGACGACTCGGACGGGCCGACGATCCAGTTCGACGCGCCGATCAACCCGGGGAACAGCGGCGGCCCGGTCGTGAACACCAGCAAGCAGGTGGTCGGGATCGCGACCGCGAAGGCCCGCGACGCCGAGGGGATCGGCCTGGCCATCCCGATCGAGACGGCCTGCGACACCCTCGGGACCTGCGGAAAGGGTTAG
- a CDS encoding HRDC domain-containing protein, producing the protein MTDEAPLRRRDSPDTAGDGPHAVPPDPNSGGPAATPLTAPRDGTPRPVETAAELADVVSRMAAGTGPVAVDAERASGYRYTQRAYLVQLRRAGAGTVLLDPLPLDDLRTLDTALAEAEWVLHAASQDLPCLAELGFRPRRLFDTELAARLAGFERVGLAALTEQLLGYSLEKHHSAADWSTRPLPESWLTYAALDVELLTDLRDLLSAELDRQGKSAWAAEEFAALVAGADRPPRVRADPWRRTSGIHRVRGARAQSRVRALWYARDGVAARKDSAPGRVLPDSAIVAAAEADPKDERTLLGISGFGGRSVRRLAKIWLDALDQARSLPDDALPVNQPVEGPPPPHRWAERDPIAAARLARCRAIVVGTAEQYNLPPENLISPDFIRRLAWSPPDEVTGQTVGDTLRGFGARNWQVGLIADQIADVLPDPAPAD; encoded by the coding sequence GTGACCGACGAAGCACCCCTGCGCCGTCGGGACTCGCCGGACACAGCAGGGGACGGACCGCACGCCGTGCCGCCCGACCCGAATTCTGGCGGTCCCGCAGCAACACCGCTCACCGCGCCCCGCGACGGAACCCCGCGCCCGGTGGAGACAGCGGCCGAACTGGCCGATGTGGTCTCCCGGATGGCGGCCGGAACCGGGCCGGTGGCCGTGGACGCCGAACGCGCCTCCGGCTACCGCTACACGCAACGCGCCTACCTGGTGCAACTCCGCCGGGCAGGTGCGGGCACCGTGCTGCTCGACCCCCTTCCCCTGGACGATCTGCGCACCCTCGACACCGCGCTGGCCGAGGCCGAGTGGGTGCTGCACGCCGCCAGCCAGGACCTGCCGTGCCTGGCCGAGCTCGGCTTCCGGCCGCGCCGGCTCTTCGACACCGAACTGGCCGCGCGGCTCGCCGGGTTCGAGCGGGTCGGCCTGGCCGCGCTCACCGAGCAGCTGCTCGGCTATTCGCTGGAGAAACACCACTCGGCGGCGGACTGGTCGACCCGGCCGCTGCCGGAGTCCTGGCTGACGTACGCGGCGCTCGACGTGGAGCTCCTCACCGACCTGCGTGACCTGCTCTCCGCCGAGCTCGACCGGCAGGGCAAGTCGGCGTGGGCGGCCGAGGAGTTCGCCGCGCTGGTGGCCGGCGCCGACCGGCCGCCGAGGGTCCGCGCCGACCCGTGGCGGCGGACGTCCGGGATACACCGCGTCCGCGGGGCCCGGGCGCAGTCCCGGGTGCGCGCCCTCTGGTACGCCCGAGACGGTGTCGCGGCCCGGAAGGACTCGGCGCCCGGCCGGGTGCTGCCGGACTCGGCGATCGTCGCGGCTGCCGAGGCCGACCCGAAGGACGAGCGCACGCTGCTCGGCATCTCCGGATTCGGGGGCCGGTCCGTACGCCGGCTCGCCAAGATCTGGCTGGACGCCCTCGATCAGGCCCGGTCGCTGCCGGACGACGCCCTGCCGGTGAACCAGCCGGTCGAGGGCCCGCCCCCGCCGCACCGCTGGGCCGAACGCGACCCGATCGCCGCGGCCCGGCTGGCCCGCTGCCGTGCGATCGTGGTCGGCACCGCCGAGCAGTACAACCTGCCGCCGGAGAACCTGATCAGCCCGGACTTCATCCGCAGGCTGGCCTGGTCACCGCCGGACGAGGTCACCGGCCAGACGGTCGGCGACACGCTGCGCGGTTTCGGCGCCCGCAACTGGCAGGTCGGCCTGATCGCCGACCAGATCGCGGACGTGCTGCCGGACCCCGCGCCGGCGGACTGA
- a CDS encoding DUF1660 family phage protein, protein MKKPLACRLGRHKWERRSTSDGNRYTQCSRCGKDDNPPQVTTPFTF, encoded by the coding sequence ATGAAGAAGCCGCTGGCCTGCCGGCTGGGCAGGCACAAATGGGAACGCCGGAGCACCTCGGACGGCAACCGCTACACGCAGTGCTCCCGCTGCGGCAAGGACGACAATCCGCCGCAGGTCACGACCCCGTTCACGTTCTGA
- a CDS encoding thiolase family protein, giving the protein MPREVREVVFVDGIRTPFGKAGGMYAETRADDLVIRCIRELVKRNPQLPTERVDEVAIAATTQTGDQGLTIGRTAALLSGLPKTVPGYAVDRMCAGAMTAVTNVAGGIAMGAYDIAIAGGVEHMGRHPMGEGADPNPRILAEKLVDPSALVMGATAENLHDRLPHITKERTDLYALNSQIKTAKAYANGKLQPDMVPVATRSAELGWGLATADEAPRETSLEKLATLKTPFRPHGKITAGNAAGLNDGATAAILADEATARELGLPVAMRLVSYAYVGVEPEIMGYGPIPATEKALKKAGLTIDDIGLFELNEAFAVQVLALLDHYGIADDDPRVNPWGGAIAVGHPLASSGVRLMTQLARHFEEHPEVRYGINAMCIGIGMGGTVIWENPNWEGFKK; this is encoded by the coding sequence GTGCCCCGTGAAGTACGCGAGGTCGTCTTCGTCGACGGCATCCGCACCCCGTTCGGCAAGGCGGGCGGCATGTATGCCGAGACCCGCGCCGACGACCTGGTGATCCGCTGCATCCGAGAACTCGTGAAGCGGAATCCCCAGCTGCCCACCGAGAGGGTGGACGAGGTCGCCATCGCGGCCACCACTCAGACCGGTGACCAGGGCCTGACGATCGGCCGCACGGCCGCGCTGCTGTCCGGCCTCCCGAAGACCGTTCCCGGTTACGCCGTCGACCGCATGTGCGCCGGCGCGATGACCGCGGTGACGAACGTCGCGGGCGGCATCGCGATGGGCGCCTACGACATCGCGATCGCCGGCGGTGTCGAGCACATGGGCCGGCACCCGATGGGCGAGGGCGCCGACCCCAACCCGCGGATCCTGGCCGAGAAGCTGGTCGACCCGTCCGCGCTGGTCATGGGCGCGACCGCGGAGAACCTGCACGACCGGCTCCCGCACATCACCAAGGAGCGTACCGATCTGTACGCCCTGAACTCCCAGATCAAGACCGCCAAGGCGTACGCCAACGGCAAGCTGCAGCCGGACATGGTCCCGGTCGCCACCCGCAGCGCCGAGCTGGGCTGGGGCCTGGCCACGGCGGACGAGGCGCCGCGCGAGACCTCGCTGGAGAAGCTCGCGACGCTGAAGACCCCGTTCCGCCCGCACGGCAAGATCACCGCCGGTAACGCGGCGGGTCTCAACGACGGCGCGACCGCGGCGATCCTGGCCGACGAGGCGACCGCCCGTGAGCTGGGTCTGCCGGTGGCGATGCGGCTGGTCTCCTACGCCTACGTCGGCGTCGAGCCGGAGATCATGGGCTACGGCCCGATCCCGGCGACCGAGAAGGCGCTGAAGAAGGCCGGTCTCACGATCGACGACATCGGCCTGTTCGAGCTGAACGAGGCGTTCGCCGTCCAGGTGCTCGCCCTGCTCGACCACTACGGCATCGCCGACGACGACCCGCGGGTGAACCCGTGGGGCGGCGCGATCGCCGTCGGCCACCCCCTCGCCTCCTCCGGTGTGCGCCTGATGACGCAGCTGGCCCGCCATTTCGAGGAGCACCCCGAGGTCCGGTACGGCATCAACGCCATGTGCATCGGTATCGGCATGGGCGGAACCGTCATCTGGGAGAACCCGAACTGGGAAGGCTTCAAGAAGTGA
- a CDS encoding 3-hydroxyacyl-CoA dehydrogenase NAD-binding domain-containing protein, which yields MIANPNEVVTKAIVRIVRVPGLEKPAALITLDNGFDHKKPNSFGPGGLASLDQAITDATAANPAFIAITGKPYIFCVGADITGMPLINSRDQAVELGELGHRVFARLKNSEIPTFAFVNGAALGGGLEVALHCHYRTVSGGAAALGLPEVAIGLIPGWGGSQLLPNLIGIAGAAQVILSNPLTQKTLRPKQAKEMGVADALFEPAEFLEESLAWAAGVVNGTVTVERPEVDKDMWDGVLWFAKNQLDEKLHGAVPSANKALELLALSKEASFSDGTAAETEALADLIMGDESRASLYAFDLVQRRAKRPVGVPSKENARKVTKVGIVGAGLMASQLALLFLRRLQVPVVLTDLDQERVDKGVAYVNEQIDKLVGKRRMDEGTAAKLRGLISGSVDKSVFADADFVIEAVFENLELKKKIWAEFETIVKPEAILATNTSSLSITEMAAGLQHPERVVGFHFFNPVAVLPLLEIIKGEKTDDATLATAFEVGKQLRKSSVLVKDAPAFVVNRVLTRFTSEVFKAVDAGTPLDVVNEAFDPLGLPMRPIALLQLVGPAVAYHVGETLHTAFPDRYVDSPNLKKIVDLGRPLLVDDEINPEVVKALELGDDPLTADEVRQKALDALAEEIRIMLDEGVVAEAQDIDLCMILGAGYPFHLGGITPYLDRSGTAEKVTGKRFLPSGVANVRA from the coding sequence GTGATCGCGAACCCGAACGAGGTAGTGACGAAGGCTATCGTCCGGATTGTCCGGGTTCCTGGCCTCGAAAAGCCTGCTGCCCTCATCACGCTCGACAACGGTTTCGATCACAAGAAGCCGAACAGCTTCGGCCCCGGCGGGCTCGCCTCCCTCGACCAGGCGATCACCGACGCGACGGCGGCGAATCCGGCGTTCATCGCCATCACCGGCAAGCCGTACATCTTCTGCGTCGGCGCGGACATCACCGGCATGCCGCTGATCAACTCGCGGGACCAGGCCGTCGAACTCGGCGAACTCGGACATCGCGTGTTCGCCCGGCTCAAGAACAGCGAGATCCCGACCTTCGCGTTCGTCAACGGCGCGGCGCTCGGCGGCGGCCTCGAAGTGGCGCTGCACTGCCACTACCGCACGGTCTCCGGTGGCGCTGCGGCGCTCGGCCTGCCCGAGGTCGCGATCGGCCTGATCCCCGGCTGGGGCGGCAGCCAGCTGCTGCCGAACCTGATCGGCATCGCCGGCGCGGCGCAGGTCATCCTGTCGAACCCGCTCACCCAGAAGACGCTGCGGCCGAAGCAGGCCAAGGAGATGGGTGTCGCGGACGCGCTCTTCGAGCCGGCCGAGTTCCTGGAGGAGTCGCTCGCCTGGGCCGCCGGTGTCGTCAACGGCACCGTCACGGTCGAGCGTCCCGAGGTCGACAAGGACATGTGGGACGGCGTGCTCTGGTTCGCCAAGAACCAGCTCGACGAGAAGCTGCACGGCGCGGTCCCGTCCGCGAACAAGGCCCTGGAGCTGCTCGCCCTGTCCAAGGAGGCGTCGTTCTCCGACGGCACCGCGGCCGAGACCGAGGCGCTCGCCGACCTGATCATGGGTGACGAGTCGCGGGCCAGCCTGTACGCGTTCGACCTGGTGCAGCGCCGGGCGAAGCGGCCGGTCGGCGTGCCTTCCAAGGAGAACGCCCGCAAGGTGACGAAGGTCGGCATCGTCGGCGCCGGCCTGATGGCGTCCCAGCTGGCCCTGCTGTTCCTGCGCCGCCTCCAGGTGCCGGTCGTGCTGACCGACCTCGACCAGGAGCGCGTCGACAAGGGCGTGGCCTACGTCAACGAGCAGATCGACAAGCTCGTCGGCAAGCGCCGGATGGACGAGGGCACCGCGGCCAAGCTGCGCGGCCTGATCAGCGGCTCGGTCGACAAGTCGGTCTTCGCCGACGCCGACTTCGTGATCGAGGCGGTCTTCGAGAACCTCGAGCTCAAGAAGAAGATCTGGGCCGAGTTCGAGACGATCGTGAAGCCCGAGGCGATCCTGGCGACGAACACCAGCTCGCTGTCGATCACCGAGATGGCGGCCGGTCTCCAGCACCCGGAGCGGGTCGTCGGCTTCCACTTCTTCAACCCGGTCGCGGTCCTCCCGCTCCTCGAGATCATCAAGGGCGAGAAGACCGACGACGCGACGCTGGCCACCGCGTTCGAGGTCGGCAAGCAGCTGCGGAAGTCGTCGGTGCTGGTCAAGGACGCCCCGGCGTTCGTGGTCAACCGCGTGCTGACCCGCTTCACCAGCGAGGTGTTCAAGGCCGTCGACGCCGGCACACCGCTCGACGTGGTGAACGAGGCGTTCGACCCGCTGGGCCTGCCGATGCGCCCGATCGCGCTGCTCCAGCTCGTCGGCCCGGCCGTGGCGTACCACGTGGGCGAGACGCTGCACACGGCGTTCCCGGACCGGTACGTGGACTCCCCCAACCTCAAGAAGATCGTCGACCTCGGCCGGCCGCTGCTGGTCGACGACGAGATCAACCCCGAGGTGGTCAAGGCGCTGGAGCTGGGCGACGACCCGCTCACCGCCGACGAGGTACGCCAGAAGGCGCTCGACGCGCTGGCCGAGGAGATCCGGATCATGCTCGACGAGGGCGTGGTCGCGGAGGCGCAGGACATCGACCTGTGCATGATCCTCGGCGCCGGCTACCCGTTCCACCTGGGTGGCATCACGCCGTACCTGGACCGCAGCGGCACTGCCGAGAAGGTCACCGGCAAGCGGTTCCTGCCCTCGGGCGTCGCGAACGTGCGCGCCTGA
- a CDS encoding cell wall metabolism sensor histidine kinase WalK has protein sequence MTVYLGAKRRGLGFPRPTLRLRLTVLNGILLVGAGAVLVLLAWLLVSESLHPVDELRAGSAVTLNDGSTRDALAWQSDMVAQASREVLFKGFSALVAIGIIGIAGAYAVAGRALRPLHSVTHTAQRLGEETLDQRIKYSGADDEVAELARTFDAMLDRLAAAFDSQKRFVANASHELRTPLAVMRTEIDVTLSDDEADVAEYRRMAKVVRNASERANGLVDALLVLARSEAQSGRRLVRKVPADLATSVYNAFSAVKAEAERMKLDVTTDLEPAPVVGDPSLLDRLAGNLIENAIRYNHLLGRLWLRTESANGQTRLIVGNTGYEVEQADVPGLFEPFQRGGWERTGSRGSGLGLSIVRAVCDAHGGTVSAVAQAGGGLEVTVTLPAADTTPVVTASVSVPRSAR, from the coding sequence GTGACGGTCTACCTCGGCGCCAAACGCCGGGGGCTCGGCTTCCCCCGGCCCACCCTGCGGCTGCGGCTCACCGTGCTGAACGGGATCCTGCTGGTCGGCGCGGGCGCCGTGCTGGTGCTGCTGGCCTGGCTGCTGGTGAGCGAGTCGCTGCACCCGGTCGACGAGCTGCGGGCCGGCTCGGCGGTGACGCTGAACGACGGCAGCACCCGTGACGCGCTCGCCTGGCAGAGCGACATGGTCGCCCAGGCGTCCCGGGAGGTGCTGTTCAAGGGGTTCAGCGCGCTCGTGGCGATAGGGATCATCGGCATCGCCGGGGCGTACGCGGTGGCCGGCCGCGCGCTGCGGCCGCTGCACAGCGTGACCCACACGGCTCAGCGGCTCGGCGAGGAGACGCTGGATCAGCGGATCAAATACTCCGGCGCCGACGACGAGGTGGCCGAGCTGGCCCGCACGTTCGACGCGATGCTGGACCGGCTGGCGGCCGCCTTCGACTCGCAGAAGCGGTTCGTGGCGAACGCCTCGCACGAGCTGCGGACGCCACTGGCCGTGATGCGGACCGAGATCGACGTGACGCTCAGCGACGACGAGGCGGATGTCGCCGAGTACCGCCGGATGGCGAAGGTGGTCCGCAACGCCTCGGAACGGGCGAACGGGCTGGTCGACGCGCTGCTGGTGCTGGCCCGGTCGGAGGCGCAGTCCGGCCGGCGGCTGGTCCGCAAGGTGCCGGCCGACCTGGCGACGAGCGTCTACAACGCGTTCTCGGCGGTGAAGGCCGAGGCCGAGCGGATGAAGCTGGACGTCACCACCGACCTGGAACCGGCGCCGGTGGTGGGCGACCCGAGCCTGCTCGACCGGCTGGCCGGCAACCTGATCGAGAACGCCATCCGGTACAACCACCTGCTCGGGCGGCTCTGGCTGCGTACCGAGTCGGCGAACGGGCAGACCCGGCTCATCGTCGGCAACACCGGTTACGAGGTGGAGCAGGCCGACGTGCCGGGCCTGTTCGAGCCGTTCCAGCGCGGCGGCTGGGAGCGCACCGGCTCGCGGGGCTCCGGACTCGGGCTGTCGATCGTCCGGGCCGTCTGCGACGCGCACGGCGGCACGGTCTCGGCGGTGGCGCAGGCGGGCGGCGGGCTGGAGGTCACGGTGACCCTGCCCGCCGCCGACACGACACCGGTGGTGACGGCGAGCGTCTCGGTGCCGCGCTCCGCGCGTTAG
- a CDS encoding response regulator transcription factor — MRVLVVEDERNLADAIARGLRRKGMAVDVAYDGLQGHEMAYVTRYDVVVLDRDLPGMHGDQICAELVAAGVLTRVLMLTASGTVADRVEGLELGADDYLAKPFAFEELVARVQALGRRATPAAPPVLAVGNLVLDQTRRVVTRGGAPVDLTNKEFGVLEELIKARGGVVSTEELLERVWDANTDPFTTTVRVTINTLRKKIGDPPLIETVVGAGYRVPEPVVAS, encoded by the coding sequence ATGCGCGTGCTGGTGGTGGAAGACGAGCGGAACCTGGCGGACGCGATCGCCCGCGGGCTGCGCCGCAAGGGGATGGCGGTGGACGTCGCGTACGACGGCCTCCAGGGCCACGAGATGGCGTACGTGACGCGGTACGACGTGGTCGTGCTGGACCGGGACCTGCCCGGCATGCACGGCGACCAGATCTGCGCCGAGCTGGTCGCCGCCGGCGTGCTGACCCGGGTGCTGATGCTCACCGCCAGCGGCACGGTCGCCGACCGGGTCGAGGGCCTGGAGCTCGGCGCCGACGACTACCTGGCGAAGCCGTTCGCGTTCGAGGAGCTGGTGGCCCGGGTGCAGGCGCTGGGTCGGCGGGCCACCCCGGCCGCGCCGCCGGTGCTCGCCGTCGGCAACCTGGTGCTCGACCAGACCCGGCGGGTGGTGACCCGGGGTGGCGCCCCGGTCGACCTGACCAACAAGGAGTTCGGCGTCCTGGAAGAGCTGATCAAGGCGCGGGGCGGCGTGGTCTCCACCGAGGAGCTGCTGGAACGGGTCTGGGACGCGAACACCGATCCGTTCACCACGACGGTCCGGGTGACCATCAACACGCTGCGCAAGAAGATTGGCGATCCGCCGCTGATCGAGACCGTGGTCGGCGCCGGTTACCGGGTCCCCGAACCGGTCGTGGCCTCGTGA
- a CDS encoding PQQ-binding-like beta-propeller repeat protein, whose amino-acid sequence MTVIDLDRVAESDRAAALRPPPRRYRHAGLILVAILMTTLGGAVPAAAVVWRHLGELGPVDTTEVPVQLTGDRLFTVASSGVRRQVTAWQLDPPRQLWTSEVPLGAGYDATRGLFGAVTVRQSGDVVLVSEGVTTTALDARIGAVRWTAPVVVTLLTSGRTGVVVERVFRPGTEYDQASGDPGPLYFSSTGVPYTEAPIRTEVRGIDLVTGKTVWTAAPGGSVTVDPARGEPPAVLITASDRLLRLDGATGRTLATTGLPELNGQGPATGSVVGGLALVGYQDPSRLVAYDQRTLRRLWQQDRTEAQGEVAGCRNVLCGGLRVLDPATGAAAWTTGAETDLTARAGSVLETRSDTGLPVRLADPLTGRTVTDLRGWDEALDGDPDGALILRRDDGDDGQSFAAVLPGHTGLRLLGTAPVNSGECAADARHLVCRDGTGLSVWAYRI is encoded by the coding sequence GTGACAGTGATCGACCTGGACCGCGTCGCGGAGAGTGACCGGGCAGCCGCCTTGCGCCCGCCGCCCCGGCGGTACCGGCACGCCGGGCTGATCCTCGTGGCGATCCTGATGACGACGCTGGGTGGCGCCGTGCCCGCGGCCGCCGTCGTCTGGCGTCATCTCGGCGAACTCGGGCCGGTGGACACCACCGAGGTGCCGGTGCAGCTGACCGGCGACCGCCTCTTCACCGTGGCGTCGAGCGGCGTGCGGCGGCAGGTGACCGCCTGGCAGCTGGACCCGCCACGGCAGCTCTGGACCAGCGAGGTGCCGCTCGGCGCCGGGTACGACGCGACCCGCGGCCTGTTCGGCGCGGTCACCGTCCGGCAGTCCGGCGACGTCGTCCTGGTCTCCGAGGGCGTCACCACCACCGCCCTGGACGCGCGGATCGGCGCGGTGCGCTGGACGGCGCCGGTCGTGGTGACGCTGCTGACCTCGGGACGGACCGGCGTCGTGGTGGAGCGGGTGTTCCGCCCCGGCACCGAGTACGACCAGGCCTCCGGCGATCCGGGACCGCTCTACTTCTCCTCGACCGGCGTGCCGTACACCGAGGCCCCGATCCGCACCGAGGTCCGCGGTATCGACCTGGTCACCGGGAAGACGGTGTGGACGGCGGCGCCGGGCGGCTCGGTGACCGTCGACCCGGCCCGGGGTGAGCCGCCGGCCGTGCTGATCACCGCCTCGGACCGGCTGCTGCGGCTCGACGGCGCCACCGGCCGCACCCTCGCCACGACCGGCCTGCCGGAGCTGAACGGGCAGGGGCCGGCCACCGGATCGGTGGTCGGCGGCCTCGCGCTGGTCGGCTACCAGGACCCGTCCCGGCTGGTCGCCTACGACCAGCGGACGCTGCGCCGGCTGTGGCAGCAGGACCGGACGGAGGCTCAGGGCGAGGTGGCCGGCTGCCGGAACGTGCTCTGCGGCGGGCTGCGGGTCCTCGACCCGGCCACCGGCGCCGCGGCCTGGACGACCGGCGCCGAGACCGACCTCACGGCCCGGGCGGGGTCGGTGCTGGAGACCCGGAGCGACACCGGCCTGCCGGTCCGCCTCGCCGACCCGCTCACCGGCCGGACCGTGACCGATCTGCGCGGCTGGGACGAGGCGCTGGACGGCGATCCGGACGGCGCCCTGATCCTGCGCCGCGACGACGGTGACGACGGGCAGAGCTTCGCGGCGGTGCTGCCCGGGCACACCGGCCTGCGCCTTCTCGGCACGGCGCCGGTGAATTCGGGGGAGTGCGCGGCCGACGCCCGTCACCTCGTCTGCCGGGATGGCACAGGACTGAGCGTCTGGGCGTACCGCATCTGA